The Oscillatoria salina IIICB1 genome includes the window GAGCAATTTTCGTGAGTGCTTGAGCTGAAGCCGACTCAGGAGAACCAGTGACGATGGGAATGCCGCGATCGCCACCTTCACGTAAAGAAATTTCTAGGGGTACGCAACCTAATAAGGGTACATTGAGTTCCTGGGAAGTTTTTTCTCCACCTCCAGAACCAAACAAATCATATTTTCGCTCGGGCAAATCTGGCGGGATAAAGTAACTCATATTTTCCACAATCCCCAACACATTTACACCTAACTGTTGAAACATTCTCAAACCGCGACGAGCATCTAACAAAGAAACATTTTGCGGAGTAGTTACGATCGCTGCACCAGCCATTGGTACTGCCTGTGCTAAAGTTAGTTGGGCATCTCCGGTTCCTGGTGGCAAATCCACAATTAAATAATCTAACTCGCCCCATTGGACTTGATAAAGAAATTGACGAATAATTCCATTGAGCATCGGACCTCGCCAAATCACCGGCTGATCTGGGTTAATCAGAAAACCCATCGAAACCATTTTCACACCATGATTAAAAGCTGGTTCGAGAATTTCGCCCTCGGCTCCTTGCTGGACGATCGCCTTAGCTTTTTCCAGTCCTAACATGGTCGGGACATTGGGACCATAAATATCAGCATCGAGCAAACCCACCTTAGCACCCGCTTGAGCCAAAGCCACCGCCACATTCACTGCGATCGTACTTTTTCCTACACCACCCTTCCCACTGGAAATAGCGACAATATTTTTAATTCCAGCGATCGTCTGGCGATCGGGTAAAGATTTTTGTTGCGGTGTTTCTGCTGTTACTTCTACTTCTACCTCTTCTACTCCTGGTAGCTGCTTGACCGCTTTTTGGCAATCTTCGACAATAAACTCCCGCAAGGGACAAGCAGGTGTAGTCAAAACCAAAGTAAAACTTACCTTCCCACCAGTAATTTCCACATTACGGATCATGTTTAACTCCACCAAACTCTTATGGAGTTCGGGATCTTCCACGGGACGCAGAACCTCTAAAACTGAATTAGTATCGAGCATAATCAAATAAACTTGGTTTTCCTAGTTGCCTAACCAGCGCGAACGTGAAGAAAAATTTCTTCTTATTCATGGATCTTAACGGTTTGTTGCACTTTGATTGGTAGTTATTTTCCCAGATAGGTAAATTAGCACGACAAAAATTATCTAAAGACGACAAACTCAAGGGTGGAAACCCCCAAAAACCCAAACTCTAAGCTAATTTCAAAAGCGAAAGATTAAAACCTACTCGCTTGTCTCCAGTCCCCGCGGAGGAAGCAAACCAAGGGGAATTTGTTCGGCTGCACGAGCCAATTCAGAAGCCACACGAGCAGCATAAGGTTTAATCACCAACCAAACCAGAGGAGATAGCCAACCTCGTAGCGAGACCGAATAAGATATGTAACTACCACAAAGTGTAGATTCTACTTGATAAGTCACTCTTTTTTCGACACCAGGAATTGTCAACACCCGCACGCTGAGTAACTCTCGCGGGCGTACTCGCTCCACAAAAATCCGCAGTCGAATAGGAATTAAACGCGTCACCACTTGGTAGATTAAGCCGGGTTTGGGAATCAAGCCATGAGGAGCATTGCTACTAGAAATCAAAGGATGCCAAGAAAAATCAGTAATATTAATCAATTTTTCCCACAGAATATCTACCGGGACACTACTCACAGCGCGATAACTTTTATATAGGGAAAACTTGCAGCAAATTTTCCCACGACCAGCAATTAACTTGAAAGAAAAATTAAGAATCACTACACGCCTCCCGCAGTAATGCTCAGGCAAGTCTCTTATTGTATGAAAATGGGAATGCGCTTAGTTTCCTGCTCAAGGATACTTAATAAATAACTGTTACCTCAGAAAGTTGATGGTAGCAGCAAGGCTCAACAGCTTATGGTAGCCTGGATTTTCATACTGTCAGGTTTCTTTTAAGCTACATGAATCAAGCATTGAGTTTTAGGGTCTCGATCGGCGATACTGCTCAATGATTACTTTCTGCCTGACTCGATCTAGAGTGGCTAAAGCTACCTTGAAGTATTGCCAAACTGGAAACAGGAAGCTTGTTGAATTATATCGATTTTAGTTTATGACAGTTGATTCTCAAGAAATAACCACCTCTGCTGCTTTGTTACCTCCTGCTGACTCGAAAAGCAGAGTCAGCGAGTTTATGAAACAGCTACAAGACGAAATTTGTCAGACTCTCGAAGAAGTGGATGGTGTAGGCAAATTTCACGAAGATAGTTGGGAACGCCCTGAAGGTGGTGGGGGTCGTTCTCGCGTCATCCGTGAAGGTGAGATTTTTGAACAAGGAGGAGTAAATTTTTCGGAAGTTTGGGGCAAAAATTTACCTCCTTCCATTCTGCGACAACGCCCGGAAGCTGAAGGACACGAGTTTTATGCGACTGGTACGTCGATGGTGTTACATCCTCGTAATCCCTACATTCCAACGGTTCATCTCAATTACCGCTACTTTGAAGCAGGACCTGTGTGGTGGTTTGGTGGTGGGGCAGATTTAACTCCCTATTATCCATTTGCAGAAGATGCTACTCATTTTCATTTAAGCTTAAAAGCTGCTTGCGATCGCCACCACGAAGCTTATTATCCGGTGTTTAAACGTTGGTGTGACGAATATTTTTATCTTAAGCATCGTCAGGAACCACGCGGGATTGGAGGATTGTTTTTTGATTATCAAGATGGTACGGGCGAACTGTATCGCGGTCCTAGTTTAGAAGGGGAAGCAGCAATTTACACTCAAAAGATAGGTAAAGTTTCTCAACGTAGTTGGGAAGATTTGTTTAATTTTGTTGTCGATTGCGGTCAAGCGTTTTTACCGGCTTACGTGCCAATTATTAAACGTCGTCGTCAGCTTGAATATGGCGATCGCGAACGCGATTTCCAGCTTTATCGCCGGGGACGCTATGTGGAATTTAATCTTGTCTACGACCGAGGTACGATTTTTGGGCTGCAAACTAACGGACGTACTGAGTCGATTTTAATGTCTTTGCCGCCCTTGGTACGTTGGCAATACTGCTACGAACCGGAACCCAATACACCGGAAGCAGAGTTGTACACAACATTTCTTAAACCTCAAGATTGGGCAAATTGGCAGCCTTGCTAAGAGAGGTTTCTGAGTTAGAATACTGTCGATAAACAGCAATAAAAGCGGCAGGGCGATCGCTCTCTACCCTATTCAGGTTTTTCCGGCTACCTAACTCAATCAATTTTGACAACAATACGGATAGGTATTAGCTGTTGTTGCTGGAATGGAGGCTAATGGTGATTCATATCGATCAAAGAACACATACAACCGAGGATGGCACGACAGTAATTGTATTAGCTCCCAGTGGACGTTTAGATATTACTACTGCTTGGCAGTTTCGTCTGAAATTACAAGAGTGTATCTCTAAACTTAGTCCTCATGTGGTGGTTAATCTCTCTCAAGTTAACTTTATTGATAGCTCTGGTTTGACTTCGCTGGTAGCGGGAATGCGCGATGCTGATAAAGTTAAGGGCAGTTTCCGCATTTGTAATGTTCATCCAGAAGCTAAGCTGGTGTTTGAAGTGACCATGATGGACTCGGTGTTTGAAATTTTTGAGACGGAAGAGGAAGCTCTTGAAGGCGTTCCCCGCACTCTGCAAACTTGACTTCTCTACTCGCCAAATCAGTCTTGATTTGGCGGTAGCTTTCTGAAGTTGATGCTCAAGTTTCAAATTTGTAACTCGTTAGTAAAATCTTGCTGTTTCTGAAAGCGAAATGGTCCGATTATTGCTCCCCAAGTGGCTTTGCCTGTTTTGGGGTCGATTCCTTTGTCAAAAATTCGTAATTCTTCTGGGGTGACTTCAAAGCCGAGTGAAATATGATAGGTGTTGCTTTGGTAGGTGAAGCTACAGGGTTTGCCTGTGGCACTTGTGGCGGTAAATTGATAGCGAGACCTTGACAAGTGCTTGGTTTTGACTTTCAAGGTGCAGTTAGGCAAAAATTCGATTTGTTCTGGTTGCAGTTGCTGAAGCTTTTCTGGGTTACGTCCCGCGCCTTTGATAAATTCGATGTCGTGGAATTTATAGTAATCAACTTTTAGTGAGTTGGCTTGTTCGTTGTTTTGGCGCAGTCTTAACAATCGAGGACGATAGGGTTTATTGAGGTTGATAATATTTGCTTGTTCTGCATAAAGAGTGATGCTGTCTTCGGTAAATAAGGGTACGGGACGATGCCAAAGATGGAGGTGGACGTACCAAGTGGGAGACGATCTCGCTTGTTCTTGGTTATCGAATTTTCCCGCTAGGTACTTCCCTAATGTAATTAGCTCTGGTGATAAATTCATTCGCTCGCAAATAACGCTGGACAAATATTTATCTTAGTTGTCGAAATCTTGCAATGGGTATGTTGGAAGCGGGATGTATATTTTGCGTCAAACGCGCGTAGTCAACTTGGCAAACTTACCAGATAGCGCGACAATGGGATTAAAAGTTTCCTAATATTCTGCTTTGTGGATAAAGTTCGCACAGTCTCTGATACTAAACGAGATTTCTATAATCATCACACTCGTCCCATTAATTCAATTTATCGACGCGTAGTCGATGAGTTGATTGTGGAGATACACTTGCTTTCGGTCAATAGTGACTTTCACTACGATCCAATTTACGCTTTGGGTGTAGTCACTTCTTTTGAGAAGTTTATGCAGGGTTATCGCCCTGAAGAGGATAAAGAGTCAATTTTTCAGGCTCTATGTCGTTCTGTGGGTGACGATCCGCAACAATATCGACAGGATGCAGAACGCTTGTTGGCTTTTGCTAAGTCGAGGTCTGGTAAAGAATTGGTTTCTTGGTTGGTTTCTCCGACTCCTGTTGAAGGTGCAGGGGATCTCATGGAGACTGTCCAAGAAATTAGTGCTGACCCGAAATACAAATATAGTCGTTTGTTCGCTATTGGTTTGTATACTCTGTTGCAAGAGGCAGATCCTGAGTTGCTGAAAGAGGAAAAACAACCCGATCGCCTTTTGCAAGAAGTCGGTGATGCTCTCAATTTACCTCAAGAAAAGTTGCTTAAAGACCTGGAACTATATCGCGGTAATCTTGAGAAAATGACTCAAGGTCTTAGTGCGATCGAAGATGCTCTCCGCGATGCTCGCAAAAAACGCGAACAACGCGCTCAAGAAAAAAAGCAGGCTGAAAGTAATTAGTCTTGTGGATCGGGTTTTTCTTTACTAGGTGGGCTTTTTGCCTGCTCTTGAGCTAGAGAAAGCTACATTAACTATCTTCGGGAGCCAGATGCTCCCGCTATTTCTTTAGATCAACTCAAAATTAAAGTAAAGAATTTAAATGTTGCACTAGCTGTGGTGCTTGCATTGCTCCTTCGATGCGCTCCATTGGCTCTCCGTTTTTAAACAAAATTAGTGTGGGTAGCCCTTGAATCATGTACTGAGATGCTAAATGTGGGTATTTGTCTGTATCAATTTTGACAATTTGCACTCGACCTGCTAATTGGTCTTTTACTTGCTCTAACACTTGTGCCATCATCTGACAAGGTCCGCACCAAGTAGCGTAAAAATCTACTAAGACTGGTGTTTCTGCACTGCTGAGGAGTTCGTTAAAGCTGGAGAATTGTTTCTTAATTGCCATAGGAATTGCTAAAGTAGCGATCGCTAATAATTTTGATTTAATTGTTTTAATTAGTTTATTGATTCAGCTTGATTTTAGTCTACAATCGTTAGACTCTGGATCGGGGAAATCATTAAAAAATAATTTTTTTTATGGAAATATTGCCTGAGTCTTTACAAAATTTACAAAATAAGGTAGCAATCGTAACTGGCGCTTCACGCGGTATCGGTCGTGCAGTTGCTTTAGCTTTAGCCAGTGAAGGAGCAAAAGTAATTGTTAACTACGCTCGTTCTAGTCAAGCCGCAGAAGACTTAGTGGCGGAAATTACCTCTGCGGGTGGCGAAGCGATCGCACTCCAAGCTGATGTTAGCGATGAATCACAAGTAGATAATCTGGTCAAGCAAACTTTAGAGAAATTAACTAAAATTGACATTTTAGTTAACAATGCTGGGATTACCCGCGATACCTTATTATTGCGAATGAAACCAGCCGATTGGCAAGCCGTAATCGACCTTAACCTGACAGGCGTATTTCTTTGTACCAGAGCCGTCAGTAAACTGATGTTAAAGCAAAAAAGCGGCAGAATTATTAATATCGCTTCCGTAGCCGGACAAATGGGCAATCCCGGTCAAGCCAATTATAGCGCCGCCAAAGCAGGAGTAATCGGCTTTACCAAAACAGTAGCCAAAGAACTAGCTCCCAGAGGAATTACGGTTAACGCGATCGCTCCAGGTTTCATCGCAACCGACATGACTAGCGACCTCAAATCCGAAGAAATCCTGAAATATATTCCCCTCAATCGGTACGGAAAACCCGAAGAAGTAGCCGGAATGGTGCGCTTTCTTGCCGCCGATCCGGCTGCGGCTTATATTACCGGACAAGTCTTTAACGTCGATGGCGGTATGGTAATGGCTTAGATTAGGGATTGGGAACTGAGGACTGGGGACTGGGGATTGGGGATTAGGGGCGACAAGGAAGACAAGGAGGATAAACGGTTAACTGTTCCCTGGTAACTGGTAACTGTTAACTGATAACTGAACCCAGTCCCCAATCACCAATCCCTTCGGGTAGGGTTATCCGCCCCTCGATCGAGTTAGCACTCTGAACCTAAGAGTGCTAAATTTGCTAATGGAGACAGGACGGAACTAGAAAAATATATGGCAAAAATCGTTTCGTTTAAAGAAGAATCTAGAAAATCGCTAGAGCGAGGAGTTAACTCCCTGGCTGATGCGGTCAAAATTACCTTGGGACCAAAAGGTCGTAACGTACTCTTAGAGAAGAAATTTGGCGCACCGCAAATCGTTAACGACGGGATTACCGTTGCTAAAGAGATCGATCTCGAAGATCCCTTAGAAAATACGGGTGCGAAATTAATCCAAGAAGTCGCCTCGAAAACTAAAGACATTGCGGGTGACGGTACAACTACCGCGACAGTAATTGCTCAAGCTTTAATTAAAGAAGGCTTGAAAAACGTTGCCGCAGGTGCTAACCCAGTGGCATTACGGCGCGGTATTGAGAAAACAGTCGCTGAATTAGTAAAAGAAATCGAAGCAGTAGCGAAACCAGTCGAAGGAGATGCGATCGCGCAAGTAGCGACTGTTTCGGCTGGTAACGATGAAGAAGTTGGTCAAATGATCGCGGAAGCGATGGATAAAGTGACCAAAGATGGTGTAATTACCGTCGAAGAATCGAAATCTCTCGCGACAGAATTAGAAGTTGTCGAAGGGATGCAGATCGATCGCGGTTATACCTCGCCTTACTTTATCACCGACCAAGAACGACAGCTTGTAGATTTCGAGAATCCGGCGATTTTAATTACTGATAAGAAAATTAGCGCGATCGCGGATTTAGTTCCCGTCTTAGAAAAAGTTGCTCGTGCGGGACAACCTTTGTTGATTATCGCCGAAGATGTAGAAGGCGAAGCTTTAGCAACTCTAGTCGTCAATAAAGCTAGAGGTGTATTAAGTGTAGCTGCGGTTAAAGCCCCAGGATTTGGCGATCGCCGCAAGCAAATGTTACAAGATATCGCTGTCCTCACTGGTGGTAGAGTAATTTCTGAAGAAATCGGTCTGAGCCTAGAAACTGCCACAATGGATATGCTCGGTAAAGCCCGCAAAGTCACCATTGAAAAAGACAATACCACCATTGTTGCTGGCGACGACCACAAAGCCGACGTACAAAAACGGATCGCTCAAATCCGCAAACAGCTAGCAGAAACCGATTCCGAGTACGACAAAGAAAAACTGCAAGAAAGAATCGCCAAACTTGCTGGTGGTGTAGCGGTAATCAAAGTTGGTGCTGCTACTGAAACTGAGCTAAAAGAGCGTAAACTACGCATTGAAGACGCTCTGAACGCCACCAAAGCCGCAGTAGAAGAAGGTATCGTTCCCGGCGGTGGTACAACTTTAATCCACTTGGCGAAGAAAGTCAGTGACTTTAAAGACAAGATGGAGAATAACGAAGAAAAAGTTGCTGCTGACATTGTTACCAAAGCTTTAGAAGCACCTTTACGTCAACTAGCAGATAATGCTGGTGTCGAAGGTTCCGTGATCGTCGAGAAAGTGCGGGATACCGAATTTAACGTTGGTTATAACGCTCTGACAGGTGAATTTGAAGATATGATTGCGGCGGGAATTATCGATCCAGCAAAAGTGGTGCGATCGGCACTGCAAAATGCAGGCTCTATTGCTGGTATGGTCTTAACTACCGAAGCTTTAGTCGTTGAGAAACCCGAACCCCCTGCACCTGCTCCCGGTGGCGGTATGGACGCTATGGGCGGCATGGGCGGTATGGGCGGTATGGGCGGTATGGGCGGTATGGGCGGTATGGGTATGATGTAAACTGCCCTCTGAATCCTTAAATTGCCTGGTAGAGACGTTGCGTGCAACGTCTCTACCATTTTTAGTTAATATTAATAATTGCTAAATTTACTTGACTTTTTTAGTTTTTTTGCTAAGAATATTCAAATATTTATTAAAAAAATTACAGTATGGAGGAGTTCAAATAATCCACTTTTCCTTAATAAAAATTCCCAATTTGGAGAATTATCCTCAAGATTAATTTTGAGATAATTATGATTAATTTATTAGAATTGAAACTAGAAAAACTAGCAAATTTTGATTATTTACTGAGAATTATAATATTTCAAAAGCAAATTTCCGGCGGTGTCTAAATTTTCGCCAAAACTAATTATTCCTTCCTCATGTCCGCCCATAACAAGAATTTTCTTAGTCATTAAATCTGCTTCTGCGAACAAGCGTAAGATTTCTTTTGCCATTTCTGGAGTACCATAGGGGCAATCGGGAGAACTTGTAGGAATTTTGAACATTAAATTCTGCCACATTTGCAGATTATGGACGTGAATTATTGCCTTAATTTGTGAATTTGCTTGGTAAATAACTGCATGAGTTAAAGACTCCGAAGAAGCCGCGATCGCGCCTTCGCAGGTTAAAGAATTTTTTTCTAAATCAAAATCAATTACTGTCGTATAGTGTTCGTTAGTTAATTGGGCAATTTTCCCGGTTTGAGTCCCAGAAACAAGAAATTGTCCCGGTTTTTTGGCGCGAATGCTAATATTCCCAAAGCCAATTCCATTGTCATAAATACCAATTAAACCTAATTGATATAATTTTGAACGCCATAAATTTAGTTCTTGAATTTCCTCATCAGGAAGAGGAGATGAGGGAATCCAATTACAGTTATATTTAACATAACCTTCATCAATCATTGTTAATTTCCTCAGTTGGTTACTTGAGAAAAGATTATCGACTAATTTCGGTCAAGTGCAAGTACGAATTAGGAAAAGATCGCCCAGCCCCTGTCATTTTGACTCAAAAAGCTTATTATCAGAGTGGCGAATCCCGCGCCAGCACAGACCCACCTTAAGATTAGCATGGCACAATTACCACCTCGACAGTCGGAAATTGTTATCGAATCAGAACAAGAAGAAGAAGATTACTTTGACTACTTTTACGATCGACCCGGAAGCGAACCTGGTGCTCTAAGTATCGATCCCGATGCTTTACCAACAGAAATTGTTCTCATCGACTATAACGAAAGTCAAGCGAAGCGGAAAGTTAAGATTGAACCATCAGAGTGTACTCCTTATCTGGAGACAGATTCAGTTTCTTGGATGGACGTACAAGGTTTGGGTAGCGAAGCGATGTTAAAAGAAATTGGGAGAATATTTAATTTACATCCGCTACTGTTGGAAGATGTAGTTAACGTTCCTCAGCGTCCCAAAGTCGATGATTATAACGATCGATTGCTGATTATCGCTCAAATGGTGATGCCGAAGCCAAATGAAGAAGGGTTTATTAGCGAACAAGTTAGTTTTATTGTGGGAAAATGTTACTTGTTAACATTTCAGGAAGAACCTTTACGAGATTGTTTCGATCCAGTACGCGATCGCATTCGTCTCAATAAAGGTAGAGTACGTCAATGTGGTTCTGATTATTTAGTTTACGTGCTTTTAGACGCGATCGTTGATAATTTTTTCCCTGTTTTAGAAGATTATGGCGAACGAATTGAAGATTTGGAAGATGAAGTTGTACTTAATCCTACTCGTCGAACTTTAGAAAAAATCTATCAAGTTCGCCGGGAATTACTCGCCCTCCGACGCGCAATTTGGCCCCTACGGAATGCGATTAATACTTTAGTTCGTGGTAGTAGCGATTTGATTAGCAGCGATGTCCAAATTTATTTTCGCGATTCCTACGATCGTGCAATCCAAATACTAGATATTGTCGAGACTTATCGAGAATTGGCTTCTGGTTTAATGGATGTTTATATGTCTTCAATCAGTAATAAAATGAACGAAGTTATGAAACTTTTAA containing:
- a CDS encoding chromophore lyase CpcT/CpeT; this translates as MNLSPELITLGKYLAGKFDNQEQARSSPTWYVHLHLWHRPVPLFTEDSITLYAEQANIINLNKPYRPRLLRLRQNNEQANSLKVDYYKFHDIEFIKGAGRNPEKLQQLQPEQIEFLPNCTLKVKTKHLSRSRYQFTATSATGKPCSFTYQSNTYHISLGFEVTPEELRIFDKGIDPKTGKATWGAIIGPFRFQKQQDFTNELQI
- the corA gene encoding magnesium/cobalt transporter CorA, whose amino-acid sequence is MAQLPPRQSEIVIESEQEEEDYFDYFYDRPGSEPGALSIDPDALPTEIVLIDYNESQAKRKVKIEPSECTPYLETDSVSWMDVQGLGSEAMLKEIGRIFNLHPLLLEDVVNVPQRPKVDDYNDRLLIIAQMVMPKPNEEGFISEQVSFIVGKCYLLTFQEEPLRDCFDPVRDRIRLNKGRVRQCGSDYLVYVLLDAIVDNFFPVLEDYGERIEDLEDEVVLNPTRRTLEKIYQVRRELLALRRAIWPLRNAINTLVRGSSDLISSDVQIYFRDSYDRAIQILDIVETYRELASGLMDVYMSSISNKMNEVMKLLTVISTIFIPLSFMAGVYGMNFEHIPELGWKWGYWGFWLIVAAIASSLIFFFWRRGWFENFYPVKED
- a CDS encoding SRPBCC family protein — translated: MILNFSFKLIAGRGKICCKFSLYKSYRAVSSVPVDILWEKLINITDFSWHPLISSSNAPHGLIPKPGLIYQVVTRLIPIRLRIFVERVRPRELLSVRVLTIPGVEKRVTYQVESTLCGSYISYSVSLRGWLSPLVWLVIKPYAARVASELARAAEQIPLGLLPPRGLETSE
- the hemF gene encoding oxygen-dependent coproporphyrinogen oxidase yields the protein MTVDSQEITTSAALLPPADSKSRVSEFMKQLQDEICQTLEEVDGVGKFHEDSWERPEGGGGRSRVIREGEIFEQGGVNFSEVWGKNLPPSILRQRPEAEGHEFYATGTSMVLHPRNPYIPTVHLNYRYFEAGPVWWFGGGADLTPYYPFAEDATHFHLSLKAACDRHHEAYYPVFKRWCDEYFYLKHRQEPRGIGGLFFDYQDGTGELYRGPSLEGEAAIYTQKIGKVSQRSWEDLFNFVVDCGQAFLPAYVPIIKRRRQLEYGDRERDFQLYRRGRYVEFNLVYDRGTIFGLQTNGRTESILMSLPPLVRWQYCYEPEPNTPEAELYTTFLKPQDWANWQPC
- the groL gene encoding chaperonin GroEL (60 kDa chaperone family; promotes refolding of misfolded polypeptides especially under stressful conditions; forms two stacked rings of heptamers to form a barrel-shaped 14mer; ends can be capped by GroES; misfolded proteins enter the barrel where they are refolded when GroES binds), which gives rise to MAKIVSFKEESRKSLERGVNSLADAVKITLGPKGRNVLLEKKFGAPQIVNDGITVAKEIDLEDPLENTGAKLIQEVASKTKDIAGDGTTTATVIAQALIKEGLKNVAAGANPVALRRGIEKTVAELVKEIEAVAKPVEGDAIAQVATVSAGNDEEVGQMIAEAMDKVTKDGVITVEESKSLATELEVVEGMQIDRGYTSPYFITDQERQLVDFENPAILITDKKISAIADLVPVLEKVARAGQPLLIIAEDVEGEALATLVVNKARGVLSVAAVKAPGFGDRRKQMLQDIAVLTGGRVISEEIGLSLETATMDMLGKARKVTIEKDNTTIVAGDDHKADVQKRIAQIRKQLAETDSEYDKEKLQERIAKLAGGVAVIKVGAATETELKERKLRIEDALNATKAAVEEGIVPGGGTTLIHLAKKVSDFKDKMENNEEKVAADIVTKALEAPLRQLADNAGVEGSVIVEKVRDTEFNVGYNALTGEFEDMIAAGIIDPAKVVRSALQNAGSIAGMVLTTEALVVEKPEPPAPAPGGGMDAMGGMGGMGGMGGMGGMGGMGMM
- a CDS encoding class II aldolase/adducin family protein yields the protein MIDEGYVKYNCNWIPSSPLPDEEIQELNLWRSKLYQLGLIGIYDNGIGFGNISIRAKKPGQFLVSGTQTGKIAQLTNEHYTTVIDFDLEKNSLTCEGAIAASSESLTHAVIYQANSQIKAIIHVHNLQMWQNLMFKIPTSSPDCPYGTPEMAKEILRLFAEADLMTKKILVMGGHEEGIISFGENLDTAGNLLLKYYNSQ
- the psb29 gene encoding photosystem II biogenesis protein Psp29, giving the protein MDKVRTVSDTKRDFYNHHTRPINSIYRRVVDELIVEIHLLSVNSDFHYDPIYALGVVTSFEKFMQGYRPEEDKESIFQALCRSVGDDPQQYRQDAERLLAFAKSRSGKELVSWLVSPTPVEGAGDLMETVQEISADPKYKYSRLFAIGLYTLLQEADPELLKEEKQPDRLLQEVGDALNLPQEKLLKDLELYRGNLEKMTQGLSAIEDALRDARKKREQRAQEKKQAESN
- the fabG gene encoding 3-oxoacyl-[acyl-carrier-protein] reductase, with protein sequence MEILPESLQNLQNKVAIVTGASRGIGRAVALALASEGAKVIVNYARSSQAAEDLVAEITSAGGEAIALQADVSDESQVDNLVKQTLEKLTKIDILVNNAGITRDTLLLRMKPADWQAVIDLNLTGVFLCTRAVSKLMLKQKSGRIINIASVAGQMGNPGQANYSAAKAGVIGFTKTVAKELAPRGITVNAIAPGFIATDMTSDLKSEEILKYIPLNRYGKPEEVAGMVRFLAADPAAAYITGQVFNVDGGMVMA
- the trxA gene encoding thioredoxin, giving the protein MAIKKQFSSFNELLSSAETPVLVDFYATWCGPCQMMAQVLEQVKDQLAGRVQIVKIDTDKYPHLASQYMIQGLPTLILFKNGEPMERIEGAMQAPQLVQHLNSLL
- a CDS encoding STAS domain-containing protein; protein product: MIHIDQRTHTTEDGTTVIVLAPSGRLDITTAWQFRLKLQECISKLSPHVVVNLSQVNFIDSSGLTSLVAGMRDADKVKGSFRICNVHPEAKLVFEVTMMDSVFEIFETEEEALEGVPRTLQT
- a CDS encoding Mrp/NBP35 family ATP-binding protein encodes the protein MLDTNSVLEVLRPVEDPELHKSLVELNMIRNVEITGGKVSFTLVLTTPACPLREFIVEDCQKAVKQLPGVEEVEVEVTAETPQQKSLPDRQTIAGIKNIVAISSGKGGVGKSTIAVNVAVALAQAGAKVGLLDADIYGPNVPTMLGLEKAKAIVQQGAEGEILEPAFNHGVKMVSMGFLINPDQPVIWRGPMLNGIIRQFLYQVQWGELDYLIVDLPPGTGDAQLTLAQAVPMAGAAIVTTPQNVSLLDARRGLRMFQQLGVNVLGIVENMSYFIPPDLPERKYDLFGSGGGEKTSQELNVPLLGCVPLEISLREGGDRGIPIVTGSPESASAQALTKIARAIAAKVSVVALA